Proteins from a genomic interval of Verrucomicrobium sp.:
- a CDS encoding zinc-binding dehydrogenase, which translates to MPRWPWPTPPRWPPCRTRWPRPTPPRFPRRASPPTRPFSTASAPGAGQSILIHGGSGGVGGFALQLARELRLRVLATASPANLTLVQELGADTAIDYTGGEAAIAEAVRHATQGLGVDVVLDAAGPPRATEAFDLLAFGGALVCVAGLPDFSKWKPFHKACSVHEISLGAAYGPGGSPAARAELGRLGASVIGRLAAGRISSLVTEVVPFEEIPQALGRLQRREVTGKIVARGPGF; encoded by the coding sequence TTGCCGAGGTGGCCCTGGCCGACGCCGCCGCGCTGGCCGCCCTGCCGGACGAGGTGGCCGCGACCGACGCCGCCGCGCTTCCCACGGCGGGCTTCACCGCCTACCAGGCCCTTTTCCACCGCGTCCGCCCCTGGGGCGGGCCAGTCGATCCTCATCCACGGCGGCTCCGGCGGCGTCGGGGGATTCGCCCTGCAGCTCGCGCGGGAACTGCGGCTCCGCGTCCTGGCCACCGCCTCCCCGGCCAACCTGACCCTGGTCCAGGAATTGGGGGCCGACACGGCCATCGACTACACCGGGGGAGAGGCCGCGATCGCCGAGGCGGTCCGCCACGCCACCCAGGGCCTGGGCGTCGACGTCGTCCTCGACGCCGCCGGGCCGCCCCGCGCGACGGAGGCCTTCGACCTCCTGGCCTTCGGCGGGGCGCTCGTCTGCGTGGCGGGCCTGCCCGATTTTTCCAAATGGAAACCCTTCCACAAAGCCTGCTCCGTCCATGAGATTTCCCTGGGCGCGGCCTACGGCCCGGGCGGCTCCCCCGCCGCGCGGGCGGAGCTGGGCCGCCTGGGCGCGTCGGTGATCGGGCGGCTGGCGGCGGGGCGGATCTCCTCCCTGGTCACGGAAGTCGTCCCGTTCGAGGAGATTCCCCAGGCCCTGGGCCGCCTCCAGCGCCGGGAGGTGACGGGCAAGATCGTCGCCCGCGGGCCGGGGTTTTAG
- the dnaB gene encoding replicative DNA helicase, which yields MVSRAPARKKAPVSGTAADPAQLTAPLYSAEAEKAVLGSMLAHPDMVMYQVLESLNRDDFFVPAHQEIFEAIKDLHLSQHAIDIMTVHQYLVDRKLADVVGSPGILAELGAALVTHLNVATYIRLVRDKSLLRHLQGACINIVQDIADSPHEVSAVLDRAETEVFRVTESGLTQSTVPAKDELERAIAIIDQFRSRKGQLQGIPTGFSQLNELTTGWQKGDMVVLAARPGVGKTALALTFARHAMSDRYDPARDTWVKPGHPVGLFSLEMTNAQLMLRLLASVAGESLQKIRRGELDDFGMEKLRHIAEDMKGWPLYLDDSSHLTINQLRGKARRMKQRYNIDLLIIDYLQLLHSESAQAKENRQNEVAEISRGIKALAKDLDIPIIVLAQLNRRAEEGKTEPALHNLRESGAIEQDADMVLLLHKKDEEEGAAPSNLRDYTLIIAKQRSGPTDKLPIRFNAPFTRFEDPVRHESRQGDLHDEE from the coding sequence ATGGTTTCCCGCGCTCCCGCCCGCAAGAAGGCCCCCGTTTCCGGCACGGCCGCCGATCCCGCCCAACTCACCGCCCCGCTCTATAGCGCGGAAGCGGAGAAGGCCGTCCTCGGCTCGATGCTCGCCCACCCGGACATGGTGATGTACCAGGTCCTTGAGTCGCTCAACCGGGACGACTTCTTCGTCCCGGCGCACCAGGAAATTTTCGAGGCCATCAAGGATCTGCACTTGAGCCAGCATGCCATCGACATCATGACGGTGCACCAATATTTGGTCGACCGGAAATTGGCCGACGTCGTCGGCAGCCCCGGCATCCTCGCGGAGCTGGGCGCGGCCCTGGTCACCCACCTGAACGTGGCCACCTACATCCGCCTGGTGCGGGACAAGAGCCTGCTGCGCCACCTCCAGGGCGCGTGCATCAACATCGTCCAGGACATCGCCGACTCCCCGCACGAGGTTTCCGCCGTCCTCGACCGCGCGGAGACGGAGGTCTTCCGCGTCACCGAGTCCGGCCTCACCCAGTCGACCGTTCCCGCGAAGGACGAACTGGAGCGCGCCATCGCCATCATCGACCAGTTCCGCAGCCGCAAGGGGCAGCTCCAGGGCATCCCCACCGGCTTCTCCCAGCTCAACGAGCTGACCACCGGCTGGCAGAAGGGGGACATGGTCGTCCTCGCCGCGCGCCCCGGCGTGGGCAAGACGGCGCTGGCCCTCACCTTCGCCCGCCACGCCATGTCGGACCGCTACGATCCCGCGCGCGACACGTGGGTGAAGCCCGGCCACCCCGTCGGCCTCTTCAGCCTGGAAATGACCAACGCGCAGCTGATGCTCCGTCTCCTGGCCTCCGTGGCGGGGGAAAGCCTGCAAAAGATCCGCCGCGGCGAGCTGGACGACTTCGGCATGGAGAAGCTGCGCCACATCGCGGAAGACATGAAGGGCTGGCCCCTTTACCTGGACGATTCCAGCCACCTGACGATCAACCAGCTCCGCGGCAAGGCCCGCCGCATGAAGCAGCGCTACAACATCGACCTGCTCATCATCGACTACCTCCAGCTCCTCCACTCGGAATCGGCCCAGGCGAAGGAAAACCGCCAGAACGAGGTGGCGGAGATCTCCCGCGGCATCAAGGCGCTGGCCAAGGACCTCGACATCCCCATCATCGTCCTGGCCCAGCTCAACCGCCGCGCCGAGGAAGGCAAGACCGAGCCCGCCCTGCACAACCTGCGCGAGTCGGGCGCCATCGAGCAGGACGCCGACATGGTCCTCCTCCTCCACAAGAAGGACGAGGAAGAGGGCGCCGCGCCGAGCAACCTGCGGGACTACACCCTCATCATCGCCAAGCAGCGCAGCGGCCCCACGGACAAGCTGCCCATCCGCTTCAACGCCCCCTTCACCCGCTTCGAGGACCCCGTCCGCCACGAAAGCCGCCAGGGCGACCTCCACGACGAGGAGTAG
- the mnmG gene encoding tRNA uridine-5-carboxymethylaminomethyl(34) synthesis enzyme MnmG gives MIYPKEYEVIVVGAGHAGVEAALAASRMGCRTLLLTMNLDTVGQMSCNPAIGGLAKGHLVREIDALGGEMGLNTDATGIQFRMLNATKGPSVRAPRAQCDKKAYQFRIKATCERQEHLDLKQGQIASLEVENDRVTGVTTQFGVTYRGKTVIVTTGTFLQGLLHVGLKNQPGGRMGDAASRFSDSLRDLGFELGRLKTGTPPRLNGRSIDFSQCQAQPGDEPPPLFSYVFDTIKPERLFTLNGMRDGMFHVEQLPCWITYTSAATHEIIKANLHLSPMYCGQIEGVGPRYCPSIEDKVVRFADKERHQIFLEPEGRDTEEYYINGCSTSLPYEVQYAFIRSIPGLENAEMLRAGYAVEYDFCPPTQLSPSLETKKVEGLFFAGQINGTSGYEEAAAQGLVAGINAARKNQGKPPVILGRDQAYIGVLIDDLVTKGTQEPYRMFTSRAEHRLLLRQDNADLRLTELGAGIGLASPLRLERVQEKKRQIAAARAGLEENKKERITLASWLKRPDFSWQDLPEPWRGLPIDVAHQIETDIKYAGYVEREQAQIAKAKAGEEKPIPPWLDFDQVHGLKAEARHKLKTIRPRTFGQAARISGINPSDIALLMVWSKRGEKNAS, from the coding sequence ATGATTTATCCCAAAGAATATGAGGTGATCGTGGTCGGGGCGGGCCATGCGGGGGTGGAGGCGGCGTTGGCGGCCTCCCGGATGGGGTGCCGGACCCTTCTTTTGACCATGAACCTGGACACGGTCGGCCAGATGTCGTGCAATCCGGCGATCGGCGGCCTGGCCAAGGGCCACCTGGTCCGGGAAATCGACGCCCTGGGGGGCGAGATGGGCCTCAATACCGACGCCACGGGCATCCAGTTCCGCATGCTCAACGCCACCAAGGGGCCCAGCGTCCGCGCCCCCCGCGCCCAGTGCGATAAAAAGGCCTACCAATTCCGCATTAAAGCGACCTGCGAACGGCAGGAGCACCTCGACCTGAAGCAGGGGCAGATCGCCTCCCTGGAAGTCGAGAACGACCGGGTGACCGGGGTGACGACCCAATTCGGCGTCACCTACCGGGGGAAGACGGTGATCGTCACCACGGGGACCTTCCTTCAGGGCCTCCTCCACGTCGGCCTCAAAAACCAGCCCGGCGGCCGGATGGGCGACGCGGCGAGCCGGTTTTCCGACTCCCTGCGGGATCTGGGGTTCGAATTGGGCCGCCTGAAGACCGGGACGCCCCCCCGCCTCAATGGCCGGAGCATCGACTTTTCCCAGTGCCAGGCCCAACCGGGCGACGAGCCGCCCCCGCTTTTTTCTTACGTTTTCGATACCATTAAGCCGGAACGGCTTTTCACCCTCAACGGGATGCGGGACGGAATGTTCCACGTGGAACAACTGCCCTGCTGGATCACCTATACCTCTGCCGCGACGCACGAGATCATCAAGGCCAATCTCCACCTGTCGCCGATGTACTGCGGCCAGATCGAGGGGGTGGGCCCCCGCTACTGTCCGTCGATCGAGGACAAGGTCGTCCGCTTTGCCGACAAGGAGCGGCACCAGATCTTCCTGGAACCGGAGGGCCGGGATACGGAGGAGTACTATATCAATGGGTGCTCCACCTCCCTGCCCTATGAGGTCCAGTACGCCTTCATCCGGTCGATCCCCGGCCTCGAGAACGCGGAGATGCTCCGGGCGGGCTACGCCGTCGAATACGATTTCTGCCCGCCGACCCAGCTTTCCCCCTCCTTGGAGACAAAAAAAGTCGAAGGGCTCTTCTTTGCCGGGCAGATCAACGGCACCTCCGGCTATGAGGAGGCGGCCGCCCAGGGGCTGGTCGCCGGGATCAACGCCGCCCGGAAGAACCAGGGGAAGCCCCCCGTCATCCTGGGCCGGGACCAGGCCTACATCGGCGTCCTGATCGACGACCTGGTGACGAAGGGGACGCAGGAGCCTTACCGGATGTTCACCTCCCGGGCCGAGCACCGGCTCCTCCTCCGCCAGGACAATGCCGATCTGCGGCTGACCGAGCTGGGGGCCGGGATCGGCCTGGCCTCGCCGCTCCGCCTGGAGCGGGTTCAAGAGAAAAAGCGGCAGATCGCCGCCGCCCGGGCCGGATTGGAAGAGAACAAGAAAGAGCGGATTACGCTGGCTTCCTGGCTCAAGCGACCCGACTTCAGCTGGCAGGACCTGCCGGAGCCGTGGCGCGGCCTGCCGATCGACGTCGCCCACCAGATCGAGACCGACATCAAATACGCCGGCTATGTCGAGCGGGAGCAAGCCCAGATCGCCAAGGCCAAGGCAGGGGAGGAGAAGCCGATCCCGCCCTGGCTCGATTTCGACCAAGTCCACGGCCTCAAGGCCGAGGCCCGCCACAAGCTGAAGACGATCCGTCCCCGCACCTTCGGCCAGGCGGCCCGCATTTCTGGTATTAATCCGAGCGACATTGCCCTACTCATGGTCTGGTCGAAACGAGGAGAAAAGAACGCGTCATGA
- a CDS encoding DUF2062 domain-containing protein, translating to MIGKVICWTKGQIHAIIHLEDDKKSIAAGVAIGVFWGFTPFFGFKTILTFLTAWACRVNKVAAVAAVALHELLLPIYPFYLHASYQFGSWLLHTPQPLRAEKMLHILHHPSLWKQEAYHLWPVLLGSVLLAVLPAILAYVLTLWGIEQKLERAAKKKEDEDLSN from the coding sequence ATGATTGGAAAAGTCATCTGTTGGACCAAAGGCCAGATCCACGCCATCATTCATCTGGAGGACGATAAGAAGTCGATCGCGGCCGGGGTCGCCATCGGGGTCTTCTGGGGGTTCACTCCCTTCTTCGGCTTCAAAACGATCCTGACCTTTTTGACCGCCTGGGCCTGCCGGGTGAACAAGGTCGCCGCCGTCGCCGCCGTCGCCCTGCACGAGCTGCTGCTGCCGATCTATCCCTTCTACCTCCACGCCAGCTATCAGTTCGGCAGCTGGCTGCTTCACACCCCGCAGCCGCTCCGGGCGGAGAAGATGCTCCATATTCTTCATCATCCCTCCCTCTGGAAGCAGGAGGCTTATCACCTTTGGCCGGTTCTTTTGGGGTCGGTACTGCTGGCGGTCTTGCCCGCGATCCTGGCCTATGTGCTGACTTTGTGGGGGATCGAGCAAAAGCTCGAGCGCGCGGCCAAGAAAAAAGAAGACGAAGACCTAAGTAATTAA
- a CDS encoding metal ABC transporter permease: MDFWHYPFLRNAFLAALLLGPACGLLGVFVTLRGMAFFSDAIAHAALTGVALALLLQQCLGTHVDLLAVVLTFSLGLSAAMAHLLNRTHLRSDTVIAFSFTGSVALGVLLISKLGQYRLLDGVLFGDIYANAPRDLLAQAGLAAGLFAFFGWNLRPYLLTLVEPDLARVEGANLERLNLVFALLVGATVTLCLKMLGTLLLSGLIVIPPAAAKLVARNFRQMIFYSVGLGLVGAGSGVLLSYACDTPTGPTLVLTDLGLLFLCFIFRLK; this comes from the coding sequence ATGGACTTCTGGCACTATCCCTTTCTCCGCAACGCCTTCCTGGCCGCGCTCCTCCTGGGCCCGGCCTGCGGGCTCCTGGGCGTCTTCGTCACGCTGCGCGGGATGGCCTTCTTTTCCGACGCGATCGCCCACGCCGCGCTGACCGGCGTCGCCCTGGCGCTGCTCCTCCAGCAATGCCTCGGCACCCACGTCGACCTCCTGGCCGTGGTCCTCACCTTCAGCCTGGGGCTCTCCGCCGCCATGGCCCACCTGCTCAACCGCACCCATCTGCGGAGCGACACGGTGATCGCCTTTTCCTTCACGGGAAGCGTCGCCCTCGGCGTCCTCCTCATCAGCAAGCTGGGCCAATACCGCCTGCTCGACGGGGTTCTCTTCGGCGATATCTACGCCAACGCGCCGCGCGACCTCCTGGCCCAGGCGGGGCTGGCGGCGGGGCTCTTCGCCTTCTTCGGCTGGAATCTGCGCCCCTATCTGTTGACGCTGGTCGAGCCCGACCTGGCCCGCGTCGAGGGGGCGAACCTGGAGCGGCTCAACCTCGTCTTCGCCCTCCTGGTCGGCGCGACGGTCACCCTTTGCCTGAAGATGCTCGGAACCCTGCTTCTCAGCGGGCTGATCGTGATTCCTCCGGCGGCGGCCAAGCTGGTGGCCCGCAACTTCCGGCAGATGATTTTTTACTCCGTGGGGCTCGGCCTCGTCGGCGCGGGAAGCGGCGTTCTCCTCTCCTACGCCTGCGATACCCCCACCGGCCCCACCCTGGTTTTAACCGACCTGGGGCTTCTCTTTCTTTGCTTTATTTTTCGACTTAAGTAA
- a CDS encoding metal ABC transporter ATP-binding protein has product MSDGCPDCGGHSHGAPLPRRAAPARPLVRLRGAGVRHGENWAVHGIDLDVGTGEIVALIGPNGAGKSTLLRALAGLQPLTQGAIEWAEGKPLPLGYVPQQPALDRRLPISVEEFLRLKLRRERGWSWLRRPDAALRAETRAALDALGVGHLEARRLGALSGGELQRVLIAYALLGRPRLLLLDEPMTGIDVAGGKAFEELLDAVRRERDLAVLMVTHDLHRVGALADVVVCLNCHLCAAGAPAEVLQEHILSGIYAHPQGGTAPLGFPR; this is encoded by the coding sequence ATGAGCGACGGATGTCCCGACTGCGGCGGCCACTCCCACGGCGCGCCGCTGCCCCGCCGCGCCGCCCCGGCCCGCCCCCTGGTCCGCCTGCGCGGCGCGGGCGTCCGCCACGGGGAAAACTGGGCCGTCCACGGCATCGACCTCGACGTCGGGACGGGGGAGATCGTCGCCCTCATCGGCCCGAACGGCGCGGGAAAGAGCACGCTCCTCCGCGCGCTGGCCGGTCTCCAGCCCCTCACCCAGGGCGCGATCGAATGGGCGGAGGGCAAGCCGCTCCCCCTGGGCTACGTGCCGCAGCAGCCCGCGCTCGACCGGCGGCTCCCCATCTCCGTGGAGGAATTTCTCCGCCTCAAGCTCCGGCGGGAGCGCGGCTGGTCCTGGCTGCGGCGGCCGGACGCCGCCCTCCGCGCGGAGACGCGCGCCGCGCTCGACGCCCTGGGCGTCGGCCACCTGGAGGCGCGCCGCCTGGGCGCCCTCTCCGGCGGGGAATTGCAGCGGGTCCTCATCGCCTACGCGCTCCTGGGCCGCCCGCGCCTGCTTCTTTTGGACGAGCCGATGACCGGCATCGACGTGGCGGGCGGCAAGGCCTTCGAGGAGCTGCTCGACGCCGTGCGGCGGGAGCGGGACCTGGCCGTCCTCATGGTGACGCACGACCTCCACCGCGTCGGCGCGCTGGCCGACGTCGTCGTCTGCCTCAACTGCCACCTCTGCGCCGCGGGCGCGCCCGCCGAGGTGCTGCAGGAGCACATCCTCTCCGGCATCTACGCCCACCCGCAAGGGGGGACGGCCCCCCTTGGATTCCCCCGCTAG
- a CDS encoding metal ABC transporter substrate-binding protein has protein sequence MRRALLLFLLLFPAWADAAPLRVVASFLPLYAAAQSIGSGRAEVADLGVGGADPHDFSPKPSDLKKIAQADLLVVNGLGLESWLEPTVKEVGAGKLVVVDASAGFDYLPNPHTLVIPEPMILGDFPNGGRIHVEKPETNAPVPASPANVNPHVWLDPLLHARQAQAIAAAMEKADPANAAFYHANLQAYLARVWALDEKFKALFAALPAGEKNLVTFHDAFPYFAARYGLHYLGSVEEFPEKAPSPRQLERLTDLIRKNRVGVLFAEEGYEPKLLQTLAAQTGARVAQLDTLEVGPPAADAYFVRMEANLDALRKAWEKTSP, from the coding sequence ATGCGGCGCGCCCTCCTTCTTTTTCTTCTGCTTTTTCCGGCTTGGGCGGACGCCGCGCCGCTGCGGGTCGTCGCCTCCTTCCTCCCGCTCTACGCGGCGGCGCAGAGCATCGGCAGCGGCCGGGCGGAGGTGGCCGACCTGGGAGTGGGAGGCGCCGATCCCCATGACTTTTCCCCCAAGCCGAGCGACCTGAAGAAGATCGCCCAGGCCGATCTGCTGGTGGTCAACGGCCTCGGCCTCGAAAGCTGGCTGGAGCCGACGGTGAAGGAAGTCGGCGCGGGGAAGCTGGTCGTCGTCGATGCCAGCGCCGGATTCGATTATCTTCCCAATCCCCATACGCTCGTCATTCCGGAGCCGATGATCCTGGGCGATTTTCCGAATGGAGGCAGGATACATGTCGAAAAGCCCGAGACGAACGCCCCCGTCCCCGCCTCGCCCGCCAATGTAAATCCCCACGTCTGGCTCGACCCGCTCCTCCACGCCCGCCAAGCCCAAGCGATCGCTGCCGCGATGGAAAAGGCCGACCCTGCCAACGCCGCTTTTTACCACGCCAATCTCCAGGCTTATTTGGCCCGGGTTTGGGCGCTCGACGAAAAGTTCAAGGCCCTCTTCGCCGCGCTCCCGGCGGGAGAAAAGAACCTGGTCACCTTCCACGACGCCTTCCCCTACTTCGCCGCGCGCTACGGCCTCCATTACCTCGGCTCGGTCGAGGAATTCCCGGAGAAGGCCCCCTCCCCGCGCCAGCTGGAGCGGTTGACCGACCTGATCCGGAAAAACCGCGTCGGCGTCCTCTTCGCGGAGGAAGGCTACGAGCCGAAGCTCCTGCAGACCCTCGCCGCCCAGACCGGCGCGCGCGTCGCCCAGCTCGACACGCTGGAGGTGGGCCCGCCCGCGGCCGACGCCTACTTCGTCCGGATGGAGGCAAACCTCGACGCGCTGCGCAAAGCGTGGGAAAAGACCTCCCCATGA
- a CDS encoding GTP-binding protein — translation MATPVPVTIITGFLGAGKTTLLNRILTGQHGKKIAVIENEFGEIGIDHDLVVSSDEEIFEMNNGCLCCTVRGDLIRVLNTLLKRKQKFDAILIETTGLADPGPVIQTFFMDAEMREQLRVDAVVTLVDSKHLLLHLDSSEECRRQVAFADVILLNKTDLVSAEELAALEGRIHAINAVAKIERTRNAEIGLDKVIGVGAFNLDKAVEVDPALFEKEPAFRWGGLYNLEAGEYRYVLQAPEGEESQTVAFFPVKEVSHRGLHVAEHEAEHLFEKAPEPVAAGGVLNVEETPSILSLAEGDTAFTLRVPQAGGYALFTEHGPQETGARVTTEKGKLVAPAEGHGFGPDNPHGGHGHGHGHTHEHEHGIGSVGIEVPGDLKLGAFEAWIGALLRDKGADLYRFKGIVSFADKAEEFVFQGVHMLLDGRPGKPWGDRARKSRVVFIGKNLDRAALEKGVLACKA, via the coding sequence ATGGCCACCCCCGTTCCCGTCACCATCATCACCGGCTTCCTCGGCGCCGGAAAGACGACCCTTCTCAACCGCATCCTCACCGGGCAGCACGGCAAGAAGATCGCCGTCATCGAGAACGAATTCGGCGAGATCGGCATCGACCACGACCTGGTCGTCTCCAGCGACGAGGAGATCTTCGAGATGAACAACGGCTGCCTCTGCTGCACCGTCCGGGGGGACCTGATCCGCGTCCTCAACACGCTGCTGAAGCGGAAGCAGAAGTTCGACGCCATCCTCATCGAGACGACCGGCCTGGCCGATCCCGGCCCGGTCATCCAGACCTTCTTCATGGACGCCGAGATGCGGGAGCAGCTCCGCGTCGACGCGGTGGTCACCCTGGTCGATTCGAAGCACCTCCTCCTCCACCTCGACTCGAGCGAGGAGTGCCGCCGCCAGGTCGCCTTCGCCGACGTCATCCTCCTCAACAAGACCGACCTGGTCTCCGCCGAGGAGCTGGCCGCGCTGGAAGGGCGGATCCACGCCATCAACGCCGTGGCCAAGATCGAGCGGACGCGCAACGCGGAGATCGGCCTGGACAAGGTGATCGGCGTCGGCGCGTTCAACTTGGACAAGGCGGTGGAGGTCGATCCCGCCCTCTTTGAAAAAGAGCCCGCCTTCCGCTGGGGCGGCCTCTACAACCTGGAGGCGGGGGAATACCGCTACGTCCTCCAGGCCCCGGAAGGCGAGGAGAGCCAGACGGTGGCCTTCTTCCCCGTGAAGGAGGTGAGCCATCGCGGCCTCCACGTCGCCGAGCACGAGGCGGAGCATCTTTTTGAGAAAGCGCCGGAGCCGGTCGCGGCGGGCGGCGTCCTCAACGTGGAGGAAACGCCGAGCATCCTTTCCCTGGCCGAAGGCGACACCGCCTTCACCCTGCGCGTGCCGCAGGCGGGCGGCTACGCCCTCTTCACCGAGCACGGCCCGCAGGAAACCGGCGCGCGCGTCACCACGGAAAAGGGCAAGCTCGTCGCCCCCGCCGAGGGCCACGGCTTCGGCCCGGACAATCCCCACGGCGGCCACGGGCACGGCCATGGCCACACCCATGAGCACGAGCACGGCATCGGCTCCGTCGGCATCGAGGTGCCGGGCGACCTGAAACTCGGCGCGTTCGAGGCCTGGATCGGCGCGCTCCTGCGGGACAAGGGGGCCGACCTTTACCGCTTCAAGGGCATCGTCAGCTTCGCCGACAAGGCGGAGGAATTCGTCTTCCAGGGCGTCCACATGCTCCTCGACGGCCGCCCCGGCAAGCCGTGGGGCGACCGCGCGCGCAAGAGCCGCGTCGTCTTCATCGGCAAGAACCTGGACCGCGCCGCCCTGGAAAAAGGCGTCCTGGCCTGCAAAGCGTAA
- a CDS encoding WD40 repeat domain-containing protein: MAEPAPALQKLSKARPPHWKWAGADCVHALQWAPHGHTLAAATLAGEVAVLDGQTGKPRWIREDAHPAGALWLAFHPAEPLLATGGQDGAVKLWHADTGAPIVTLFQERRRWSEHGAWAADGTLAFTSGKEVLFYHANGTEVGRVTPFEKATPAALAWHPREPELVVGGFGALSVWKAGEAQPVAAKAWGTSFLAAAWRPESWEAEWVAAGTGDASVEVWKVGTDESLRMAGYAGKVRELAWHKGGQSLSTGGGPNVVCWDFRGAGPEGSAPQEWMAHSEAVAALAAHPTDESRVASSGRDQLIFIWQIGKDDPVGMRAVPESIPHRLAWKPDGAALAAGCEGGEVLLFKL, from the coding sequence ATGGCCGAGCCCGCCCCCGCCCTGCAAAAACTGTCGAAGGCCCGCCCCCCCCATTGGAAATGGGCCGGGGCCGATTGCGTCCACGCCCTCCAATGGGCGCCGCACGGGCACACCCTGGCCGCCGCCACGCTGGCGGGGGAGGTCGCCGTCCTGGACGGCCAGACGGGTAAGCCCCGCTGGATCCGGGAAGACGCCCATCCGGCGGGCGCGCTTTGGCTCGCCTTTCATCCGGCGGAGCCGCTCCTGGCCACCGGCGGCCAGGACGGCGCGGTGAAACTCTGGCATGCCGACACCGGCGCGCCGATCGTCACCCTATTCCAGGAACGCCGCCGCTGGAGCGAGCACGGCGCCTGGGCGGCCGACGGGACGCTGGCCTTCACCTCCGGAAAGGAAGTCCTCTTCTACCACGCCAACGGGACCGAGGTTGGCCGGGTGACGCCGTTCGAAAAGGCGACGCCTGCCGCCCTGGCCTGGCATCCGAGGGAGCCGGAGCTGGTGGTCGGCGGCTTCGGCGCGCTCTCCGTCTGGAAGGCGGGCGAGGCGCAGCCCGTCGCCGCGAAGGCGTGGGGCACCTCCTTTTTGGCCGCCGCCTGGCGGCCCGAGTCGTGGGAAGCGGAATGGGTCGCCGCCGGCACGGGCGACGCCAGCGTCGAGGTCTGGAAGGTCGGCACCGACGAATCGCTCCGCATGGCGGGCTACGCGGGCAAGGTCCGCGAGCTGGCCTGGCACAAGGGGGGGCAGTCCCTCTCCACCGGCGGCGGGCCGAACGTGGTCTGCTGGGACTTCCGGGGCGCGGGCCCGGAGGGGAGCGCGCCGCAGGAGTGGATGGCCCACTCGGAAGCGGTGGCGGCCCTGGCCGCGCATCCGACCGACGAGAGCCGCGTGGCGTCGTCGGGCCGGGACCAGCTCATCTTCATCTGGCAGATCGGCAAGGACGACCCCGTCGGCATGCGCGCCGTGCCGGAGAGCATCCCGCACCGCCTGGCCTGGAAGCCCGACGGCGCCGCCCTGGCCGCCGGATGCGAAGGCGGCGAGGTCCTCCTCTTCAAGCTGTAG
- a CDS encoding MarR family transcriptional regulator: MDAALDPALVEARDEFIAHWGAMGSAWGINRTMAQIHALLMTSERPLTTDEVMAELKISRGNAHQNLKELIDWGLIRTVLRKGERKEYFESEKDVWKMFCTITRGRKRREIEPVAGVLRACEAKTRSLKGEQAAAFHKQVKALGEFIGLAEAVMERVSRTERGILMSLALKFLGKKKS, from the coding sequence ATGGATGCGGCTCTGGACCCCGCTCTCGTTGAAGCCAGGGATGAATTCATCGCCCATTGGGGGGCGATGGGGAGCGCCTGGGGGATCAACCGCACCATGGCCCAGATCCACGCTCTGCTCATGACCAGCGAGCGGCCCCTCACCACGGACGAGGTGATGGCCGAGCTGAAGATCAGCCGGGGCAACGCGCATCAAAACCTCAAAGAGCTCATCGATTGGGGGCTGATTCGGACGGTGCTCCGCAAGGGGGAGCGGAAGGAATACTTCGAGTCGGAGAAGGATGTCTGGAAAATGTTTTGCACCATCACCCGGGGCAGAAAGCGCCGGGAGATCGAGCCGGTGGCCGGGGTGCTGCGCGCGTGCGAGGCCAAGACGCGCTCCCTGAAGGGGGAGCAGGCGGCGGCCTTCCATAAACAGGTCAAGGCGCTCGGCGAGTTCATCGGCTTGGCTGAGGCGGTGATGGAGCGCGTCTCGCGCACGGAGCGGGGGATCCTTATGTCTCTGGCTTTGAAGTTCCTTGGGAAAAAGAAGAGCTGA